In the Setaria italica strain Yugu1 chromosome VI, Setaria_italica_v2.0, whole genome shotgun sequence genome, one interval contains:
- the LOC101760869 gene encoding protein RAFTIN 1A encodes MARVPMLTALLVLFAVGQQSHAFYYKYSLPASSVAARATEELADTKMAVFFREEALRVRQSLPFRFPAAVTAPLGFLPRHIADAIPFSSSALPGVLAQFNVAEGSAQAAKMEETLGMCEDPGLEWEAKFCATSLEALVEGAQGVLGTRSITEMISRVPRAGSPLQPYTIRAVQPVRGSSFVGCHQKEYPYTVYMCHSTGPARAYKVEMEGAGGDKVTLFSVCHTDTSEWDKDHVAFRFLDTKPGGPPVCHVLPYGHILWAKKYAGLSSA; translated from the exons ATGGCGCGCGTACCGATGCTCACTGCTCTCCTCGTCCTGTTCGCG GTTGGACAGCAGAGCCATGCTTTCTACTACAAGTACAGCCTTCCAGCTTCCTCCGTCGCTGCACGCGCCACCGAGGAGCTCGCCGACACCAAGATGGCCGTCTTCTTCCGCGAGGAGGCCCTGCGCGTCCGCCAGAGCCTGCCCTTCCGGTTCCCCGCGGCGGTGACCGCCCCGCTCGGCTTCCTCCCCCGCCACATCGCCGACGCcatccccttctcctcctccgccctcccGGGTGTCCTCGCCCAGTTCAACGTCGCCGAGGGCTCCGCCCAGGCAGCCAAGATGGAGGAGACGCTGGGCATGTGCGAGGACCCGGGCCTCGAGTGGGAGGCCAAGTTCTGCGCCACCTCACTGGAGGCCCTGGTCGAGGGTGCCCAGGGGGTGCTCGGCACCAGGAGCATCACCGAGATGATCTCCAGGGTGCCCCGCGCCGGGTCGCCGCTGCAGCCGTACACCATCCGTGCCGTGCAACCCGTCCGGGGCTCCAGCTTCGTGGGGTGCCACCAGAAGGAGTACCCGTACACCGTGTACATGTGCCACAGCACCGGCCCAGCCCGGGCGTACAAGGTGGAGATGGAGGGCGCCGGTGGTGACAAGGTCACCTTGTTCTCCGTCTGCCACACCGACACGTCGGAGTGGGACAAGGATCACGTCGCCTTCAGGTTCCTCGACACCAAGCCCGGCGGCCCGCCGGTGTGCCACGTCCTGCCGTACGGGCACATCTTGTGGGCCAAGAAATATGCTGGCCTCTCGTCGGCGTAA